The stretch of DNA GGTGTTTTTGAAAGTACTTATCTAATTGCAGCCGATGGAGTTAATGGACCAATGACTAGTTGGTTAGGTTTTGGCGAGCAACAAAAAGTCTTGGCAGCTAGTTTAGAAGTAGAAGCAGAAGTATCAGAACGTCGTCAGGATTTAGCTTATTTTGACTTTGGTTCGCTTAAAAACGGTTTTATGTGGTGTTTTCCCAAAGATAATGGTTACTCCTTTAGCGGAGCTTATGTGCGCAACAATAAAGGAAAACCAGATGAACTCAAAAAACAACTAACTAATTACGCTAGTAAGTTTGGTTTAGATTTAAACAATAGTAAGTATACCGAATACAATTTAAACGTGTGGAAAGAAAATCAACCTCTCCACACCAATCGCGCCGTTATTACAGGAGAAGCAGCAGGAATTGTCGATCCTTTAATTGGAGAAGGTATTCGCCCTGCTATCTTTACAGGTATGAAAGCAGCCGAAGCAGTTGCTAATGCTCTGGCGGGAAATTCGGATGCTTTGGCGAGGTATACTGAAACCATTAACAAAGAATGGGGTACAGATCTGGTTTTGGCTCAACGCCTTGCTGGTCTATTTTATCAGTTCCCCAAAATTGCTTATAAAGTAGGAGTCAAACGTCCCTCTGCTGCTCAATTAATGGGTAAAATTCTTTGTGGTGAATTGCGTTATTCTGACGTAACTGAACAGGCTACTAAAAAACTAAAAGCTAGTTTTATTCCTGGATTTCGTGGTTAATTAATTGTAATAATTCCCAGAATCATGACAATTGTTTCCTCGAAAGATGAGTATTAGACTCCGTCAAAACAATATATTATGAGTGAAGTTATTCGTAATTATCTCAAAACCCTGCCCAGCAATTCATAAGGGGAGGACAAGACAGGTAGAATTAGTTTACCTGCGTGCTTCCTGGAGGGCGACGTTTCGTCGGATGTCCGTGCTGTCGCTTGGAGGTAACCCCAAGTGTTTGTACCCCCTAAACCTTCAGTAAAACTGAGGGTTTTCTTGCTGGAATACAGATCAATTTAAAATATTCCTACTTCCTCATCTTGACGAGAAATAATGTCTGATATTCAAACTTTAATTAGCCAAGTTCAACAAGAAGCTCAAAAAGAAGAATTTCCCATTGATATCCCAGTTTATAAATCTGCTCGTTTAGAACCTACCTATCCTGTGCTTTATGCAGGGAATTTACAAAGTCCTTTGTGTTTTTTTGGGCGTGATCTTGGTAGAGATGAAGTTCATGCCCGTCAACCTCTGATTGGTGCAGCAGGAAAACTAGTCAGGCAAGGTTTCTATCAAGCAATTCATCAGCAGTCGGCAGCTTCAGATCAAGAGTTACAAACAGTTTGCGATCGCATTTTACTAACTAATACTGTTCCCTATAAACCGCCTGAAAATAAGGCTTATTCAACTAAGGTTAAAGAAAGATTTCGTCCTTTTATTGAACGTCTGTTAGTAATTCATTGGCAAGGACATCAAATTATCACACTTGGTACAGAGGCTTTTAAATGGTTTGCTCCCTACGGTGAAAAAGGGGAAGTTAATAATTTTTTTCTGGATAAAGAACGACGTTATGAAACTAAATTAGCCGTTAATCTGAAGGCAACGGATGATTTGGGCATGGAATATCAAAAAATCATTCATTTACTGCCTTTACCTCATCCTTCTCCTTTAAATAAAACCTATTACGCTAAGTTTCCGCAAATGCTTCAGCAGAGGCTGACTCAAATTGATTTTTAAATTAAACATTCTGATTATGTGAGCAAATATCAATATTAATTAATTCTGATGATTAAATATTGAATTTTGTTGTTAAAATCAACCAAATAAAAGCTGGATATGTTAACCAGAAAAATCTAAAATTTTTGTTAAAATTGATACAAAAGAGGACCTTGCAGAGAGGGAATGAAATTATGACCAATAACAAAATAGTAGTAGCACCATCGATTTTATCGGCTGATTTTAGTCGTTTAGGAGAAGAGATTACTAAAGTAGACGAAGCTGGTGCTGATTGGATTCACGTTGATGTTATGGATGGTAGATTTGTTCCTAACATTACCATTGGTCCTCTGATTGTTGATGCCATTCGCCCCTATACTAAAAAACCTCTCGATGTTCACTTAATGATTGTTGAACCAGAAAAGTACGTCGAAGATTTTGCTAAAGCTGGGGCTGATCTTATTTCTGTTCACGCAGAACATAATGCTTCTCCTCATTTACACCGTACTTTGTGTCAAATTCGTGAATTAGGTAAGCAAGCGGGAGTAGTACTTAACCCCTCTACACCTTTAGAATTAATTGAATACGTTCTTCCCGTCTGCGATCTAATTCTGATCATGAGTGTTAACCCTGGTTTTGGTGGTCAAAGTTTTATCCCCGAAGTAGTTCCCAAAATCAGCAAATTGCGTCAAATGTGTGATGAAAGAGGATTAAATCCTTGGATCGAAGTCGATGGTGGACTTAAACCTAGTAATACTTGGCAAGTATTAGAAGCTGGTGCTAATGCGATCGTAGCAGGTTCTGCGGTATTTAAAGCTCCTAGTTATGCTGAAGCAATTGAAGGTATTCGCAACAGTAAGCGTCCTGAACCAGAATTAGCTACTGTATAGCTAGTGTTTTAAAGCTAAAAATATTTACAATAAGATTAAGACCGTGGTCTACTTAGACTTCGGTTTTTTTTATTTAATCATGGGATAAATTGATGTCTTCTAAACGTAAATCTACTAGCAAGGATACTACTGTGTATCGTGAGTTTGGTAATCAAACTAACAGTGATGCTTTGGAAAAAGGTGTTCCTAATTTACCTCCTCAGCAACAAAATATCAGAATTCAGGTAACAAGGGCAGGAAAAAAGGGTAAAACTGTTAGCGTAATCTCTGGTTTTCAACACAATCAAGAGTCTTTAACTCAATTACTCAAAAAATTAAAAACTCAATGTGGTACTGGCGGAACAATCAAAGATAATACAATTGAGATTCAAGGCGACCACAAACAAAAGCTATTACAAATTCTTAGTCAGTTGGGATATAAAGCTAAAGTTAGTGGTGGTTAAATAAGTTATTTAATTTACTTTTCTAATTAAAATTAACTTGAAGCACTGGTGTAATAACGTAAAGCGAATTGCCAGAAAAAGATGGAAATTATTACTAAGATAATGGCAAGAATACCAGCACCAAAAAACCAAGTCAACTCGCTACGGCCAAGCATAGCTTCAGCAGGAACGGTGGTTAAAAAAGCTACGGGTACAATAAAGGTAAAAAAGAAACGATAAATAGCAGGATAAGCAACCATTGGATACCTTCCTGCTTCTAATAAACCTCTCAAAACTTCAGTTACATTATAAATTTTGACAAACCAAATACTAGTTGCTCCCAAAATAAACCAAAGGCTATATAAAATAATTACACCAAATAAAATGGGTATCAAACTAATAAAATAATCTTGCCAATTTAAATTAATTTGTATCCCTGCATAAACAATTAAAATAACTCCAAAAAATAAATCAGGAAATCCCCAAGGAGAAACCATTCTAGTCGATAACCAGAATTGACTACTAATAGGTTTTAGTAGTACGAAGTCTAATGTTCCTTGTTCAATTTGTTCGACAATTCGATTGAGATTGGGAACTAAAAAAGTATTAGAAAAACCTTGTAATAAAGTAAACACTCCTAAAACAATTAGTGCTTCTTGCCAACTCCAGCCTTGAAAAGTATAGCCAGTCCGATAGAATAAAAATAATCCAAAAATACTACCGATTAGATTAGCAATACTAGTAAAAGTTGCGATCGCGAAATTAAGCCGATATTCTAATTCTGTGGCAATTGAGGTAGTCCAAAACAACCATAAAACTCGCCAATATCTCATAACAAATACTTCTATCCTTTAACTGCACCAGCCGTCAAACCTTGAACAATACGACGTTGG from Stanieria cyanosphaera PCC 7437 encodes:
- a CDS encoding geranylgeranyl reductase family protein produces the protein MFDCIIVGAGPAGATAAYHLAKKGHSVLVLEKSSFPRYKPCGGGVSPAVANWFDFDFAPVIKNTVSKVKYTWQLDDPMEVELKDVTPMWMVRRDEFDNFLMQKAIEQGVQLKDNTEVNGIKSQGDNWQVSTNNGVFESTYLIAADGVNGPMTSWLGFGEQQKVLAASLEVEAEVSERRQDLAYFDFGSLKNGFMWCFPKDNGYSFSGAYVRNNKGKPDELKKQLTNYASKFGLDLNNSKYTEYNLNVWKENQPLHTNRAVITGEAAGIVDPLIGEGIRPAIFTGMKAAEAVANALAGNSDALARYTETINKEWGTDLVLAQRLAGLFYQFPKIAYKVGVKRPSAAQLMGKILCGELRYSDVTEQATKKLKASFIPGFRG
- a CDS encoding uracil-DNA glycosylase family protein is translated as MSDIQTLISQVQQEAQKEEFPIDIPVYKSARLEPTYPVLYAGNLQSPLCFFGRDLGRDEVHARQPLIGAAGKLVRQGFYQAIHQQSAASDQELQTVCDRILLTNTVPYKPPENKAYSTKVKERFRPFIERLLVIHWQGHQIITLGTEAFKWFAPYGEKGEVNNFFLDKERRYETKLAVNLKATDDLGMEYQKIIHLLPLPHPSPLNKTYYAKFPQMLQQRLTQIDF
- the rpe gene encoding ribulose-phosphate 3-epimerase, encoding MTNNKIVVAPSILSADFSRLGEEITKVDEAGADWIHVDVMDGRFVPNITIGPLIVDAIRPYTKKPLDVHLMIVEPEKYVEDFAKAGADLISVHAEHNASPHLHRTLCQIRELGKQAGVVLNPSTPLELIEYVLPVCDLILIMSVNPGFGGQSFIPEVVPKISKLRQMCDERGLNPWIEVDGGLKPSNTWQVLEAGANAIVAGSAVFKAPSYAEAIEGIRNSKRPEPELATV
- a CDS encoding translation initiation factor is translated as MSSKRKSTSKDTTVYREFGNQTNSDALEKGVPNLPPQQQNIRIQVTRAGKKGKTVSVISGFQHNQESLTQLLKKLKTQCGTGGTIKDNTIEIQGDHKQKLLQILSQLGYKAKVSGG
- a CDS encoding ABC transporter permease, whose translation is MRYWRVLWLFWTTSIATELEYRLNFAIATFTSIANLIGSIFGLFLFYRTGYTFQGWSWQEALIVLGVFTLLQGFSNTFLVPNLNRIVEQIEQGTLDFVLLKPISSQFWLSTRMVSPWGFPDLFFGVILIVYAGIQINLNWQDYFISLIPILFGVIILYSLWFILGATSIWFVKIYNVTEVLRGLLEAGRYPMVAYPAIYRFFFTFIVPVAFLTTVPAEAMLGRSELTWFFGAGILAIILVIISIFFWQFALRYYTSASS